From one Henningerozyma blattae CBS 6284 chromosome 1, complete genome genomic stretch:
- the NTF2 gene encoding Ran GTPase-binding protein NTF2 (similar to Saccharomyces cerevisiae NTF2 (YER009W); ancestral locus Anc_7.155), with amino-acid sequence MALDFNQLAQQFTEFYYNQFDSDRTQLGNLYRDESMLTFETSQVQGAKDIVEKLVSLPFQRVAHRITTLDAQPASSNGDVLVMITGDLLIDEEQNPQRFSQVFHLIPDGNSYYVFNDIFRLNYAA; translated from the coding sequence atggcTTTAGATTTCAACCAATTAGCTCAACAATTCACCGAATTCTATTACAATCAATTCGATAGTGATAGAACTCAATTGGGTAATCTATATAGAGATGAATCCATGTTAACTTTCGAAACTTCCCAAGTCCAAGGGGCCAAGGACattgttgaaaaattggTCTCTTTACCTTTCCAAAGAGTTGCTCACCGTATCACTACTTTAGATGCTCAACCAGCTTCTTCAAACGGTGATGTTTTGGTTATGATCACTGGTGACTTGTTGATTGATGAAGAACAAAATCCACAAAGATTTTCCCAGGTTTTCCATTTGATTCCAGATGGTAACTCCTACTATGTCTTTAACGATATTTTCCGTTTGAACTACGCTGCTTAA
- the TMA20 gene encoding translation machinery-associated protein 20 (similar to Saccharomyces cerevisiae TMA20 (YER007C-A); ancestral locus Anc_7.152), which produces MFKKFTKEDIHSRSKVKSSVQRTLKSKLVAQFPPLEEVIDELIPKKSQIELIKCEDKIQLYTVDGEVYFFQKFDELIPSLKFVHKFPKAFPTVQVDRGAIKFVLSGANIMCPGLTSPGAALPEAPGYEKDSIVVINAENKEHSLAIGKLLMSTEDIKSINKGHGIEMIHHLGDPLWNFSIE; this is translated from the exons atgtttaAAAA ATTCACAAAGGAAGATATACATTCTCGCTCCAAAGTTAAGTCATCAGTCCAACGAACCTTGAAATCTAAATTGGTTGCTCAATTTCCTCCACTTGAAGAAGTTATCGATGAATTAATCCCAAAGAAGAGTCAAATCGAATTGATAAAATGTGAAGATAAAATTCAACTATATACCGTTGATGGAGAAGtttacttttttcaaaaatttgatGAGCTAATTCCAAGTCTAAAATTTGTACACAAATTTCCAAAAGCATTTCCAACTGTCCAAGTGGATCGTGGGGCAATCAAATTTGTTTTATCGGGTGCTAATATTATGTGCCCTGGGTTAACTTCTCCAGGCGCTGCTTTGCCAGAGGCTCCAGGTTATGAAAAAGATTCTATCGTTGTCATTAATgctgaaaataaagaacaTTCACTAGCTATTGGTAAGCTGTTAATGAGTACAGAAGATATCAAATCTATTAACAAAGGTCACGGTATTGAAATGATCCATCATTTAGGAGATCCGTTATGGAATTTTAGCATAGAATAG
- the SEC3 gene encoding GTP-Rho binding exocyst subunit SEC3 (similar to Saccharomyces cerevisiae SEC3 (YER008C); ancestral locus Anc_7.154) → MNMNSIHSPSNSYGNNNPHSPSNNLRSPSNNTNNMNYPRSQSRNASYTSSPSHPPVSGNSSHNRNASRSSNTSASSNFLAEQYERDRKLIIDSCFTKPNKNGQPNNYITHVRIIEDSKFPSSRPVPNYSKLENKKKRILVLSSSSINQQDITLHKGRENNNNTFQIGRSWNLSELKMVEKDLKVDQGFILLLTKKYYWETNSSKERKVFVKSLINIFMQAFNGRVPELVNWDLSLFHLDETSYNRAVIKHSTSSNTNTAQISTSAPLISSTSNTTNETGYPSLTVDTSTDKNSQKEHHHHLLHTPLHAKALHKKKANNSAKVTTPMISSPISGSFKKISGQSSSNFGAAGTMPAAGAALVAGVTSNTKNSNTNSAPLQKISDSNSLTTEISNGMNTSIAPSVSADITSAPPVLQIPERSRARMKAKNVESKKQNSSHTSRSHKSNDHSDPKYTETDLHNNSMISSSNRISNQQKTDDQNGNIIYSSPSLNETKKQSPYDSIDTSNIIDDSLNTSNLDNQFGMRLEHNNNDIYSPVPKYGKNTTHAKVSKPEISVSTNSIESPSSRSSSDKGPYTAGITLNNKSFSDNQFPSVETTQRRRVSLDNSSSPLKNSFNIRDTNNMDSTSNDNKFQIPTNSSTNSNNTRALNSTRYGTHSKKEVQPIPREERLSPVQTHTRQESNSSMHKRDSENLLSDLNNLLGADSTLDPPNFTNHLNKTISGDIENETIATSKTGMSIPESRMETPLSMEPTPVSHLPKESIRNDVTNLDSINDSQLKNMNKSYNDVDVFGDETTEDLSFEKGDEIRYSAQFNEQMVHEYHQVTTIEEEEDNSLPSHLMGLNIKNELVGLNNAEQQNKAKVSLLDDNLIDDDTLLEVLTDVNWNPYDNVDTLEHHLAIKLQDYQHNLNSNLLKLESMGPSLDKYQYQLEQECEKISPTFSLFLMEMNNVSQDIEFIENQDNGLQIESANRKLLWKILSELLNTVSLDENALNELLTSPITERNLHRIELQLQSLYNALKAIKGDENEKTKDYDLGEMNALKYRRKTYEKVTKVFLKKVVNDLDAKFDSSLNSAKSDAQLTSILSRLLIFSSLTCFCKDISPETFSELIDKWNSKIEKIYGPLCESFISNLDVNNFKSQTTANDRFNSRGLLMQPNEDLFIEKLYNVKKLKTQQIDSNGENKIMLHNNELTKIMENLGSIENICIVYQNFIDSFFHISSDLDFSDFMNIYAKPESRVRSLDTVSSMRSDRESAAIELQFVSKIFQPIMNRITQPLNSTIQQVPLINPSLIMFLQQRDEFFESTNQEFLLNSINRLEKHLRHQWSNFIEEQSLNLERTGLVFSTRTILPSLLGFPVFVKNVFANLKFTENALEISNVENFTLNELLRTTLQRLALASTTTVSKGINESVKQTADSNIKDKCTTSLINSVWLGESLTLVNQDDIFSKAVIDMKKIFDDQKEVYATLLLRETMPKLISFVTGASNVLENLSSSGNHAASRMAVYSKQNLNIILAGYTTQEMIHIISSLHSTMLADFENEKHDKIKELLFTKLWSCIQGLTVSLYLKLYTLIEKHYTGTRVNFSKNDIISAFESFKN, encoded by the coding sequence ATGAACATGAACTCTATACATTCTCCATCTAACAGTTATGGCAACAACAATCCACATTCTCCATCAAACAATTTGAGATCACCAAGTAACAATACAAACAATATGAATTACCCAAGATCTCAGTCAAGAAACGCAAGTTACACAAGCTCTCCGAGCCATCCTCCAGTTTCCGGAAACAGTTCTCATAACAGAAATGCATCTAGATCCTCAAACACTTCTGCAAGCTCCAATTTCTTAGCTGAGCAATATGAAAGAGATCGTAAATTAATTATCGATTCTTGTTTTACAAAACCAAATAAAAACGGTCAACCTAACAATTATATAACTCATGTTAGAATTATCGAAGATTCAAAGTTTCCAAGTTCCAGGCCTGTACctaattattcaaaattagaaaacaaaaaaaagagaatcTTAGTATTAAGTTCAAGTTCTATCAATCAACAAGATATCACATTACACAAAGGCcgtgaaaataataataatactttcCAAATAGGTAGGAGTTGGAACTTATcagaattgaaaatggtTGAAAAGGATTTAAAAGTTGATCAAGGGTTCATTCTATTGTTAACTAAAAAGTATTATTGGGAAACAAATAGttcaaaagaaagaaaggtttttgttaaatcattgataaatatattcatgCAAGCCTTTAACGGTCGTGTTCCCGAATTAGTGAATTGGGATCTGTCGTTATTCCACTTGGATGAAACGAGCTATAATCGTGCGGTAATTAAGCATTCTACTTCTAGTAACACAAATACTGCACAAATATCAACAAGTGCTCCTCTTATTAGCTCTACCTCTAATACAACTAATGAGACAGGCTATCCTTCTCTTACTGTTGATACTAGTACTGATAAAAATTCCCAGAAAGagcatcatcatcatcttcttcatacTCCATTGCATGCTAAAGCTTTACATAAGAAAAAAGCAAATAATTCTGCCAAAGTAACAACACCAATGATTTCTTCTCCTATTTCTGGTTCGTTTAAGAAAATTTCTGGACAGtcttcatctaattttGGTGCTGCCGGCACCATGCCAGCAGCTGGAGCCGCATTAGTGGCAGGAGTTACAAGCAATacaaaaaatagtaatacaAACTCAGCTCCACTACAAAAAATCTCAGATTCAAATTCACTAACAACAGAAATATCTAATGGTATGAATACTTCAATTGCTCCATCTGTTTCTGCTGATATTACTTCTGCACCTCCAGTTCTTCAGATTCCCGAGAGGTCAAGAGCTAGAATGAAAGCTAAAAATGTAGAATCTAAGAAACAAAACTCATCTCATACTTCAAGATCACACAAATCGAATGACCATTCAGATCCAAAGTACACGGAGACAGATTTACATAATAACTCCATGATTTCATCTTCGAATAGGATATCCAATCAACAAAAGACTGATGATCAAAATggtaatataatatactCATCCCCTTCGTTAAACGAGACAAAAAAGCAGTCACCTTATGATAGTATTGATACCTCCAACATCATTGATGATTCACTAAACACTTCAAACTTGGATAATCAATTTGGCATGAGACTTGAGCATAATAACAATGATATCTATTCTCCAGTTCCTAAATATGGTAAAAATACTACCCATGCAAAGGTCTCGAAGCCAGAAATATCCGTATCAACGAATTCTATAGAATCACCATCTTCTAGAAGTTCTTCAGATAAGGGGCCTTATACTGCAGGAATAACACTAAACAACAAATCATTTTCTGACAATCAGTTCCCATCTGTAGAAACTACCCAAAGAAGAAGAGTTTCTTTAGATAATTCGTCCTCACCCCTAAAGAATTCCTTCAATATTAGAGACACTAATAACATGGATAGTACATcgaatgataataaattccAAATTCCCACAAACTCATCtactaattcaaataacaCTAGAGCGTTGAACTCTACTCGCTATGGAACACATAGCAAAAAGGAAGTTCAACCAATACCTCGTGAAGAACGATTATCTCCAGTTCAAACACATACTAGACAAGAATCAAATAGTTCAATGCATAAAAGAGATtcagaaaatttattatctgaTTTAAACAATTTACTTGGTGCTGACTCTACTTTAGATCCTCCTAATTTTacaaatcatttaaataaaactatttCAGGGGacattgaaaatgaaactaTAGCCACCTCTAAAACAGGAATGAGTATTCCTGAATCTCGAATGGAAACTCCTTTATCGATGGAGCCAACTCCGGTTTCCCATTTGCCTAAAGAATCCATAAGAAATGACGTGACTAATTTAGattcaattaatgatagtcaactaaaaaatatgaacaAAAGTTATAATGATGTTGATGTTTTTGGCGATGAAACTACCGAAGatttatcttttgaaaaGGGTGATGAAATACGTTACAGTGCACAATTTAATGAGCAAATGGTTCATGAATATCACCAAGTAACGACAATtgaagaggaagaagacAATTCGTTACCTTCACATTTAATGggattaaatattaaaaatgaacTTGTTGGACTTAATAACGCAGaacaacaaaataaagCGAAGGTCAGTTTATTAGACGATAACTTAATTGACGATGATACTTTGTTAGAGGTATTAACAGATGTGAATTGGAATCCATATGATAATGTAGACACCTTAGAACATCATTTAGCTATCAAATTACAAGACTATCAGCATAATTTGAACTCAAATTTACTTAAATTAGAATCAATGGGACCCAGTTTGgataaatatcaatatcaattaGAACAAGAAtgtgaaaaaatttcacCAACATTTTCCTTATTTCTTATGGAAATGAATAATGTCTCGCAAGATATCGAgtttattgaaaatcaGGATAATGGTTTACAAATCGAAAGTGCTAATAGAAAATTACTATGGAAAATACTATCTGAATTACTGAACACCGTTTCATTAGACGAGAATGCATTAAACGAATTATTAACATCTCCAATAACAGAGCGTAATTTGCATCGTATTGAATTACAACTTCAGTCTTTGTATAATGCATTAAAGGCAATTAAAggtgatgaaaatgaaaagacTAAAGATTATGACCTTGGGGAAATGAATGCACTAAAATATAGAAGAAAAACATATGAAAAAGTTACGAAAGTATTCTTGAAAAAAGTGGTTAATGACTTAGATGCTAAATTTGATAGTTCATTAAACAGTGCTAAATCTGACGCACAATTGACAAGTATTCTCTCcagattattaatattctcTTCACTTACGTGCTTTTGTAAAGATATTTCACCAGAAACATTTAgtgaattaattgataaatggAATAGCAAGATTGAAAAGATTTATGGTCCCTTGTGTGaatcttttatttctaatttagatgttaataattttaaatcacAAACAACAGCTAATGATAGATTTAATTCTAGAGGGTTATTGATGCAACCTAATGAAGATCTATTTATCgaaaaattatacaatGTAAAGAAACTAAAGACGCAACAAATTGATTCTAACGgagaaaacaaaattatgCTACACAACAATGAATTAACTAAGATAATGGAAAATTTGGGATCAATAGAAAATATCTGTATTgtatatcaaaattttattgataGCTTCTTCCATATCTCTTCAGATCTCGATTTTTCAGATTTTATGAACATATATGCTAAGCCTGAATCTAGAGTTAGATCACTAGATACAGTTTCCTCAATGAGATCGGATAGAGAATCTGCTGCTATTGAACTGCAATTTGTATCGAAAATTTTCCAACCAATAATGAACAGAATCACACAGCCACTCAACTCGACGATACAACAAGTTCCACTAATTAATCCATCATTAATTATGTTTCTACAACAACGagatgaattttttgaaagtactaatcaagaatttttattgaattcaATCAATAGACTTGAAAAGCATTTAAGACATCAATGGtcaaattttattgaagaGCAATCTCTGAACTTAGAGAGAACTGGCTTAGTTTTTTCAACCCGAACTATTCTACCATCTTTATTAGGTTTCCCTgtttttgtaaaaaatgTATTTGCTAATCTGAAATTTACTGAAAATGCTCTGGAGATTAGTAATGTTGAGAATTTTACACTTAATGAATTGTTAAGGACAACTCTTCAAAGATTAGCCTTGGCATCAACTACAACCGTATCGAAAGGCATCAACGAATCTGTTAAACAAACAGCagattctaatattaaagataaatgTACAACCTCATTGATCAACAGTGTTTGGTTGGGTGAGTCACTTACTCTTGTTAATCAGGATGATATCTTTAGTAAGGCTGTTATtgatatgaaaaaaatatttgatgaCCAAAAAGAAGTATATGCTACACTACTATTGAGAGAAACAATGCCTAAATTGATATCATTTGTAACTGGCGCAAGCAACGTTCTTGAGaatctttcttcttctggCAACCATGCTGCATCCAGGATGGCAGTTTATAGCAAGCAAAATCTAAACATTATCCTAGCAGGATATACAACCCAAGAAATGATACATATTATCAGTTCATTACATTCAACAATGTTGGCTGATTTTGAGAATGAGAAACATGATAAAATTAAGGAACTTCTATTCACCAAACTATGGTCCTGCATCCAAGGCCTGACAGTCtcattatatttgaaactATATACATTAATCGAAAAACATTATACTGGAACAAGAGTTAATTTCTCCAAAAATGACATTATTTCTGCTTTtgaaagttttaaaaattaa